From Rubrivirga sp. SAORIC476, a single genomic window includes:
- a CDS encoding phosphoribosylanthranilate isomerase, translated as MTKVKICGLTRLHDARTAAAAGADFLGFIQHEESPRYVKPDVAKEIIEWVRGPEPVGVFVNRDADEINATCTRVGFTLAQLHGHESPETCAAVDVPVIKAISVQHDASSEQVRAMVEPYLDVVDFVLLDTHHTSLWGGTGESFNWRVARDLSADVDLFLAGGISAANVAEAIQTMQPYAVDLSSSIESEPGVKDLDEMAAFFDAFHAATAG; from the coding sequence ATGACGAAGGTCAAAATCTGCGGCCTCACACGCCTCCACGACGCCCGCACGGCCGCCGCCGCCGGGGCCGACTTCCTGGGGTTCATCCAGCACGAGGAGAGCCCCCGCTACGTCAAGCCCGACGTGGCGAAGGAGATCATCGAGTGGGTCCGCGGCCCCGAGCCCGTCGGCGTGTTCGTCAACCGCGACGCCGACGAGATCAACGCGACGTGCACGCGGGTCGGCTTTACGCTGGCCCAGCTCCACGGCCACGAGTCGCCCGAGACGTGCGCGGCCGTCGACGTGCCGGTCATCAAGGCGATCTCCGTCCAGCACGACGCCTCTTCGGAGCAGGTCCGCGCGATGGTCGAGCCCTACCTCGACGTGGTGGACTTCGTGCTCCTCGACACCCACCACACGAGCCTCTGGGGCGGCACCGGCGAGAGCTTCAACTGGCGCGTCGCCCGCGACCTCTCGGCCGACGTGGACCTGTTCCTCGCAGGTGGCATCTCGGCCGCCAACGTCGCCGAGGCCATCCAGACGATGCAGCCGTACGCCGTCGACCTGTCGTCCTCCATCGAGTCGGAGCCCGGCGTCAAGGACCTCGACGAGATGGCCGCATTCTTCGACGCCTTCCACGCTGCCACCGCCGGGTAG
- the trpB gene encoding tryptophan synthase subunit beta yields MPTLASPTASPVLGTDLPDAHGRFGAFGGAFVPEILHPVLADVREAWEAARDDPEYQTEYRRLLRDYVGRPTPLTRLDRLTERLGGATIYAKREDLCHTGAHKINNAIGQVLLARRMGKERIIAETGAGQHGVATATACALFGIECVVYMGAEDIERQSLNVKRMRLLGAEVRSATSGSQTLKDATNEAFRDWVSNPTSTYYIIGSAIGPHPYPMMVRDLHRVIGEETRAQLLEQTGSELPDAVVACVGGGSNAIGIWAPFFEDEGVRLIGVEASGEGLDGRHAATLTKGEPAVFHGTMTYLLQDADGQVEIAHSISAGLDYPGVGPEHAYRASTGRVEVRTATDAEALAGVRLLSETEGIIPALETAHAVHALAAVAEEIGAGGTLVFNCSGRGDKDMATISAHLFGDEG; encoded by the coding sequence ATGCCGACTCTCGCCTCCCCTACCGCGTCCCCCGTCCTCGGTACCGACCTTCCTGACGCTCACGGTCGCTTCGGCGCGTTCGGCGGCGCGTTCGTTCCCGAGATCCTGCACCCTGTCCTCGCCGACGTGCGCGAGGCATGGGAAGCGGCCAGGGACGACCCCGAGTACCAGACCGAGTACCGGCGCCTGTTGCGCGACTACGTCGGCCGGCCGACCCCGCTGACGCGGCTGGACCGGCTCACCGAGCGCCTCGGCGGGGCGACGATCTACGCCAAGCGCGAGGACCTCTGCCACACCGGCGCGCACAAGATCAACAACGCCATCGGCCAGGTGCTGCTGGCGCGGCGGATGGGCAAAGAACGGATCATCGCCGAGACCGGCGCGGGCCAGCACGGCGTCGCCACAGCGACCGCGTGCGCGCTGTTCGGCATCGAGTGCGTCGTGTACATGGGCGCCGAGGACATCGAGCGGCAGAGCCTCAACGTGAAGCGGATGCGGCTGCTCGGCGCCGAGGTGCGCTCGGCCACGTCCGGCAGCCAAACGCTCAAGGACGCGACCAACGAGGCCTTCCGCGACTGGGTCTCCAACCCGACCTCGACGTACTACATCATCGGCTCCGCGATCGGCCCGCACCCGTACCCGATGATGGTGCGCGACCTGCACCGCGTCATCGGTGAGGAGACGCGGGCGCAACTGCTGGAGCAGACCGGCTCGGAGCTTCCCGACGCCGTCGTGGCGTGCGTCGGCGGCGGCTCCAACGCCATCGGCATCTGGGCACCGTTCTTCGAGGACGAGGGTGTCCGCCTGATCGGAGTCGAGGCGAGCGGCGAGGGGCTGGACGGGCGTCACGCGGCGACGCTGACCAAGGGCGAGCCCGCCGTCTTCCACGGCACCATGACCTACCTGCTGCAGGACGCCGACGGACAGGTCGAGATCGCGCACTCGATCTCCGCGGGCCTCGACTACCCCGGCGTCGGGCCGGAGCACGCCTACCGCGCGAGCACGGGCCGCGTCGAGGTCCGCACGGCGACCGACGCCGAGGCGCTGGCGGGCGTGCGCCTGCTGAGCGAGACCGAGGGCATCATCCCGGCGCTGGAGACCGCCCACGCGGTCCACGCCCTCGCCGCGGTGGCCGAGGAGATCGGCGCGGGCGGGACGCTCGTGTTCAACTGCTCCGGCCGCGGCGACAAGGACATGGCGACGATCTCGGCGCACCTCTTCGGCGACGAGGGATGA
- a CDS encoding GNAT family N-acetyltransferase, producing the protein MTWTHPDGFTASDDRARLDLDAVHGYLSQSYWSPGVPREVVEQAAAGSLPVGLYDAEGAQVGYARVVTDRATFAYVCDVYVLDALQGRGLGAWLMRCVRAHPDLQGLRRWLLTTQDAHAFYERLGFARCPFPERFMTIDRPDLYRLGTEAGTPDAP; encoded by the coding sequence ATGACCTGGACGCACCCCGACGGCTTCACCGCCTCCGACGACCGAGCCCGGCTCGACCTCGACGCCGTCCACGGCTACCTGAGCCAGTCCTACTGGTCGCCCGGCGTGCCGCGCGAGGTGGTCGAGCAGGCCGCGGCAGGGTCGCTGCCGGTCGGACTCTACGACGCCGAGGGGGCGCAGGTCGGCTACGCCCGCGTCGTCACCGACCGCGCCACGTTCGCCTACGTCTGCGACGTGTACGTCCTCGACGCGCTCCAGGGCCGCGGCCTCGGCGCGTGGCTGATGCGCTGCGTCCGCGCCCACCCCGACCTCCAGGGCCTCCGCCGCTGGCTGCTCACCACGCAGGACGCCCATGCCTTCTACGAGCGCCTCGGCTTCGCACGCTGCCCCTTCCCCGAGCGGTTCATGACCATCGACCGTCCCGACCTGTACCGCCTCGGCACCGAGGCAGGCACCCCCGACGCCCCATGA
- the trpA gene encoding tryptophan synthase subunit alpha, translating to MTRLRAHLDGLRQRGETAMGLFLTAGFPSPAATLPILQAVDTAGADFIELGMPFSDPVAEGLPIQQASERALAQGATMAHTFETAAAFRQTSDTPLLLMGYANPVMRYGVGDFCADAASSGVDGLILPDVPPEEAAEVEEAAARHGLSITHLIAPNTSDDRVRLVDARSTGFVYAVSVTGLTGSGLGDTDATDAYLARARGLVEQPLLVGFGISTHADAERLTRHTDGFIVGSALIREAARLWDDRDLTDSARRERVGEWARTLKTGDAPTS from the coding sequence ATGACTCGACTTCGCGCCCACCTCGACGGCCTCCGCCAGCGCGGCGAGACCGCCATGGGGCTCTTCCTCACGGCCGGCTTCCCGTCGCCCGCCGCGACCCTGCCCATCCTCCAGGCCGTCGACACCGCCGGGGCCGACTTCATCGAGTTGGGGATGCCGTTCTCGGACCCCGTCGCCGAGGGGCTGCCCATCCAGCAAGCGTCCGAGCGGGCGCTCGCGCAGGGCGCGACGATGGCGCACACGTTCGAGACGGCCGCCGCCTTTCGGCAGACCTCCGACACGCCGCTCCTGCTGATGGGCTACGCCAACCCCGTGATGCGCTACGGCGTGGGCGACTTTTGCGCCGACGCCGCGTCTTCCGGCGTAGACGGCCTCATCCTGCCCGACGTGCCTCCCGAGGAGGCCGCCGAGGTGGAGGAGGCCGCCGCCCGCCACGGCCTCTCCATCACCCACCTCATCGCACCCAACACCTCCGACGACCGCGTCCGCCTCGTCGACGCTCGCTCGACCGGCTTCGTCTACGCCGTCAGCGTGACGGGCCTGACGGGCTCCGGGCTCGGCGACACCGACGCGACCGACGCCTACCTGGCCCGCGCCCGCGGCCTCGTCGAGCAGCCGCTGCTCGTCGGCTTCGGGATCTCGACCCACGCCGACGCCGAGCGGCTGACGCGCCACACCGACGGCTTCATCGTCGGGTCCGCGCTCATCCGCGAGGCCGCGCGCCTCTGGGACGACCGGGATCTCACCGATTCCGCACGTCGCGAGCGGGTCGGCGAGTGGGCGCGGACGTTGAAGACCGGTGACGCCCCGACCTCATGA
- a CDS encoding DUF4837 family protein: MTRFLPFVALLALVAVTGCETVEMPQAEARGNTEEIIVITDSVTWAGPVGEALREELGRPIPTLPSNQGAFQVRFQPLQSRFFESLKVQPNLVFAAPIDAEGDIGDFLRARVGDDNLDAVRSGTVTAVNLRENLWSNRQLVTIATAASDSALATDIRRRGAEIRAAYERLARDRTTEEMFSRLEQTDLEQQLLDDHGFKIRIQYDYVQVQDTTATAAGREGTFVRYRRVLSDTWRDFFVFTQDGVEQLPSQDALDGITNDLLRQFAQGSIDSSYVQLEKSRAETRDTTAIGGRAAVEQRGFWQTTVVPMGGSYVRYAFVDEAADRLYLYYGMTFAPDRTLDKRAFLRQMEAIGYTLRPAADVPQDAAAASP; the protein is encoded by the coding sequence ATGACGCGCTTTCTTCCGTTCGTTGCCCTGCTCGCCCTCGTCGCCGTGACCGGCTGCGAGACGGTGGAGATGCCGCAGGCTGAGGCCCGTGGCAACACCGAGGAGATCATCGTGATCACCGACAGCGTGACCTGGGCCGGCCCCGTCGGCGAGGCGCTCCGAGAAGAACTGGGCCGCCCCATCCCGACGCTGCCGAGCAACCAGGGAGCGTTTCAGGTCCGCTTCCAGCCCCTCCAGTCGCGCTTCTTCGAAAGCCTGAAGGTCCAGCCGAACCTCGTGTTCGCGGCGCCCATCGACGCCGAAGGCGACATCGGCGACTTCCTCCGGGCCCGCGTCGGCGACGACAACCTCGACGCCGTCCGGTCGGGCACCGTCACGGCGGTCAACCTGCGCGAGAACCTGTGGTCGAACCGCCAGCTCGTGACCATCGCGACGGCAGCCTCTGACAGCGCGCTCGCCACCGACATCCGCCGCCGCGGCGCCGAGATCCGGGCGGCCTACGAGCGGCTCGCCCGGGACCGGACCACCGAGGAGATGTTCTCCCGCCTGGAGCAGACCGACCTGGAGCAGCAGCTCCTCGACGACCACGGCTTCAAGATCCGCATCCAGTACGACTACGTCCAGGTGCAGGACACCACCGCGACGGCCGCCGGGCGCGAGGGCACCTTCGTCCGCTACCGCCGCGTCCTGTCGGACACCTGGCGCGACTTCTTCGTGTTCACCCAGGACGGCGTGGAGCAGCTCCCGTCGCAGGATGCGTTGGACGGGATCACGAACGACCTCCTCCGCCAGTTCGCACAGGGCTCCATCGACAGCTCGTACGTCCAGTTGGAGAAGAGCCGCGCCGAGACCCGCGACACGACCGCGATCGGTGGGCGCGCCGCCGTCGAGCAGCGCGGCTTCTGGCAGACGACCGTCGTCCCGATGGGCGGCTCGTACGTCCGCTACGCCTTCGTCGACGAGGCCGCCGACCGGCTCTACCTGTACTACGGCATGACGTTCGCGCCCGA